Proteins from one Syngnathus scovelli strain Florida chromosome 17, RoL_Ssco_1.2, whole genome shotgun sequence genomic window:
- the LOC125985324 gene encoding insulin-like growth factor-binding protein 1 isoform X2 has product MCGLHGKKMLVTAVVLAAVVAAVGSSPVVGPEPIRCAPCTEEKLSECPAVPSGCRQVLREPGCGCCMACALERGNACGVHTAHCASGLRCMPRPGEARPLHALTRGQGLCTEDQEEADEEADRSSLQDMLGLPNQEATDTQESIKAKVNAIRNKLLQQGPCHIELGAALDAIASSQQSLGEKFTTFYLPNCDKHGFYKAKQCESSLAGPPARCWCVSAWNGKILLGTGDITGDSECHQEVTH; this is encoded by the exons ATGTGTGGATTACACGGCAAGAAGATGCTGGTGACGGCCGTGGTTTTGGCagcggtggtggcggcggtcGGGTCATCCCCCGTGGTGGGCCCCGAGCCAATTCGCTGCGCCCCCTGCACGGAGGAGAAGCTGAGCGAGTGTCCCGCCGTGCCAAGCGGCTGCAGGCAGGTGCTCAGGGAGCCGGGCTGTGGCTGCTGCATGGCCTGCGCCCTAGAAAGGGGGAACGCCTGCGGGGTCCACACGGCCCACTGCGCCAGCGGACTGCGCTGCATGCCCAGGCCCGGCGAGGCCCGACCTCTCCACGCCCTCACCCGGGGCCAGGGGCTCTGCACCGAAGACCAAG AGGAAGCTGACGAGGAAGCAGACCGCAGCTCACTGCAGGACATGCTGGGCTTGCCCAACCAAGAGGCCACCGACACCCAGGAGAGCATCAAGGCCAAAGTGAACGCCATCAGGAACAAACTGCTTCAGCAG GGGCCTTGTCACATTGAGCTGGGCGCCGCCTTGGACGCCATCGCCAGCTCGCAGCAGAGCCTTGGTGAGAAGTTCACCACCTTCTACCTCCCCAACTGCGACAAGCACGGCTTCTACAAAGCCAAGCAG TGTGAGTCATCTCTGGCCGGACCACCCGCTCGCTGCTGGTGCGTGTCGGCTTGGAACGGCAAGATCCTCCTCGGGACCGGCGACATCACCGGCGACTCCGAGTGCCACCAGGAAGTCACTCACTGA